In Marinomonas posidonica IVIA-Po-181, a single window of DNA contains:
- the pdxA gene encoding 4-hydroxythreonine-4-phosphate dehydrogenase PdxA, with product MKQASPDTLPIIAITSGEPAGIGPDIILSALNESSFAARLVVLGDIDLLRSRAKTLNLKLDIKALATHSKLPAHQPGKISLIHIPMAQIAQPGQLNIANAPYVLETLKQAGEGCLSGQFDAIVTPPVHKGILCQTGTHFSGHTEFFQAQCNSPHVVMMLASEAMKVALVTTHLPLKDVSSAITEEALRKVTLALHRDLQTKFGIEHPRILVCGLNPHAGEDGHLGKEEIETIIPALDKLRSEGLDLIGPLPADTLFTPKYLENADCALAMYHDQGLPVLKYSGFGNAVNITLGLPIIRTSVDHGTAIDLAGTGSANHGSLNVAIQHAINMANNAKKFSK from the coding sequence ATGAAGCAAGCATCACCTGACACACTCCCAATCATCGCGATCACTTCAGGTGAACCGGCTGGCATCGGACCAGACATTATTTTAAGCGCACTAAATGAGTCGTCTTTTGCGGCTCGTTTAGTGGTTCTGGGTGATATCGATTTACTGCGCTCAAGAGCGAAGACCCTCAACCTCAAACTTGACATCAAAGCGCTTGCCACCCACTCCAAGCTGCCAGCCCATCAACCAGGGAAAATAAGTTTAATCCACATCCCCATGGCGCAAATAGCACAACCTGGACAACTTAATATAGCCAACGCACCTTATGTACTGGAGACGTTAAAGCAAGCTGGAGAAGGCTGTTTATCTGGGCAATTTGATGCCATTGTCACCCCTCCTGTGCATAAAGGGATTCTCTGTCAAACAGGCACGCATTTTTCCGGACATACTGAATTCTTTCAAGCCCAATGCAATTCACCCCACGTGGTGATGATGTTGGCAAGTGAGGCAATGAAAGTCGCTCTGGTAACGACCCATCTTCCTTTAAAGGACGTGTCTTCTGCAATAACAGAAGAGGCACTTCGCAAGGTAACACTGGCATTGCATCGAGATTTACAGACAAAATTTGGTATCGAGCACCCACGTATCTTAGTATGTGGGTTAAACCCCCATGCAGGCGAAGACGGCCATCTCGGCAAAGAAGAAATAGAGACTATTATCCCGGCACTAGACAAGTTACGTTCAGAGGGCTTGGATCTAATCGGACCACTTCCTGCGGACACCCTGTTTACACCAAAGTATTTAGAGAATGCAGACTGCGCCCTCGCCATGTATCACGATCAGGGCTTACCTGTGTTAAAATACTCTGGATTTGGTAATGCTGTGAATATTACATTGGGCTTACCCATCATTCGTACGTCCGTGGATCACGGCACAGCAATTGATTTAGCCGGCACAGGTAGCGCCAACCATGGCAGCCTAAACGTCGCCATTCAACACGCCATTAATATGGCCAATAACGCGAAAAAGTTTTCTAAATGA
- the rsmA gene encoding 16S rRNA (adenine(1518)-N(6)/adenine(1519)-N(6))-dimethyltransferase RsmA: MSKVQPHKARKRFGQNFLHDHGVIRRIVACIAPKKGQRIVEIGPGKGALTEGIISVTERMDVVELDRDLIPILKVNLFRYPELTVHEADAMKFDFSSLVQDEQTIRVVGNLPYNISTPLIFHLLSQANSITDMHFMLQKEVVDRLASRPGDNLYGRLSVMAQYYCAVDSLFVVGPESFDPAPKVDSAIVRMTPYKTLPFSTADVKKLEDVVRIGFQQRRKTLRNNYKGVLDQDDFAHLGIDPSLRPERLDVKEFVAITNYLLEKES, from the coding sequence ATGAGCAAAGTACAACCCCATAAAGCCAGAAAAAGATTCGGCCAGAATTTCCTCCACGATCATGGTGTGATTCGCCGTATCGTTGCCTGTATTGCGCCCAAGAAAGGCCAACGCATTGTTGAAATTGGCCCAGGTAAAGGCGCCTTAACAGAAGGTATTATCAGTGTCACTGAGCGTATGGATGTTGTCGAACTTGACCGCGATCTGATTCCGATCCTGAAAGTCAATTTATTCCGTTATCCTGAGCTTACCGTTCACGAAGCGGACGCCATGAAATTTGATTTCAGCTCGTTGGTACAAGATGAACAAACGATCCGTGTTGTCGGCAACTTACCTTACAACATTTCCACCCCATTAATTTTTCATTTGCTCAGCCAAGCAAACAGCATCACTGACATGCACTTTATGCTGCAGAAAGAAGTGGTGGATCGCTTAGCCTCTCGTCCCGGTGATAACTTGTACGGACGACTCAGTGTCATGGCGCAGTATTATTGTGCCGTGGATTCTCTTTTCGTGGTTGGTCCTGAATCGTTTGATCCAGCGCCTAAAGTCGATTCCGCCATTGTTCGCATGACACCCTATAAAACTCTGCCTTTCTCAACGGCCGACGTGAAAAAGCTAGAGGATGTGGTACGCATCGGCTTCCAACAGCGCCGTAAGACATTACGCAACAACTACAAAGGTGTGTTAGATCAAGATGACTTTGCACACTTAGGCATTGATCCAAGCCTACGCCCTGAACGCTTAGACGTGAAAGAGTTTGTTGCCATCACCAACTACCTTCTTGAGAAGGAAAGTTAA
- the apaG gene encoding Co2+/Mg2+ efflux protein ApaG, with translation MEEYDIVVDVRTEYLARQSTPDESRYVFAYHITITNCGTHAAKLQTRHWIITNGDEQVQEVKGSGVIGEYPHLQPGDSYQYTSGTVIETVVGVMHGSYQFIADDGTEFSAPIRPFTLSVPNKVH, from the coding sequence ATGGAAGAATACGATATTGTGGTGGACGTTAGAACCGAATATTTGGCCAGACAGTCCACACCGGATGAGTCTCGTTATGTATTCGCTTACCACATCACGATCACAAACTGCGGAACTCATGCGGCTAAACTGCAAACTCGTCACTGGATTATTACCAATGGCGATGAGCAAGTACAAGAAGTCAAAGGCAGTGGCGTGATAGGTGAATACCCTCATTTACAACCTGGGGATTCTTATCAATACACCAGTGGCACCGTCATTGAGACGGTTGTCGGTGTCATGCACGGAAGCTATCAATTCATTGCTGACGATGGCACCGAATTTAGCGCCCCCATACGCCCATTCACCCTATCTGTTCCAAATAAAGTTCACTGA
- a CDS encoding symmetrical bis(5'-nucleosyl)-tetraphosphatase — protein MATYVIGDLQGCLEPLERLLKHIQYQPEHDQLWFAGDLINRGPESLDTLRFIKSLGDKTKVVLGNHDLHLLAVSYGHGTLKKGDTLTDILMASDRDDLMDWLRHQPLCHYDAELNVIMTHAGVPPCWTLDQTLALAKEVEGKLQSDTVDEYFSAMYGNSPSKWQDDLVGLDRLRTITNYLTRMRFCNQNSKLDLKSKEGINTASKGFAPWFSYPSQVPEDCHIVFGHWAALEGKTQLKHIHALDTGCVWGGSLTALRLEDKERFSMPCTINRKTP, from the coding sequence ATGGCAACCTATGTTATCGGCGATTTACAAGGCTGTTTAGAACCACTGGAAAGATTGCTCAAACATATCCAGTATCAGCCAGAACACGATCAACTTTGGTTTGCTGGTGACCTGATCAATCGTGGCCCCGAATCCTTGGACACTCTGCGTTTTATAAAATCCCTAGGTGACAAAACCAAGGTTGTCTTGGGCAATCATGACCTCCACTTGCTCGCCGTTTCTTATGGCCATGGCACGCTCAAAAAAGGTGATACCTTAACGGATATTCTGATGGCCAGTGATCGTGACGATTTAATGGATTGGTTAAGACATCAACCTCTTTGCCATTATGACGCCGAACTCAATGTCATCATGACTCATGCAGGGGTTCCGCCTTGCTGGACATTAGATCAAACACTCGCACTCGCGAAAGAAGTAGAAGGCAAGCTGCAATCAGACACAGTTGATGAATATTTTTCAGCCATGTATGGTAATAGCCCGAGCAAATGGCAGGATGATCTAGTTGGTTTAGATCGACTCAGAACCATCACGAACTACCTAACTCGTATGAGATTTTGCAATCAAAACAGCAAATTAGACTTAAAATCAAAAGAAGGCATTAACACGGCGAGCAAAGGTTTCGCCCCTTGGTTCAGTTACCCAAGTCAAGTTCCCGAAGACTGCCACATTGTCTTTGGACACTGGGCCGCCCTAGAGGGCAAGACCCAACTTAAGCATATACATGCGCTTGATACAGGATGTGTTTGGGGAGGCAGCTTAACGGCCTTGCGACTGGAAGACAAAGAACGTTTTAGTATGCCTTGTACAATCAACCGGAAGACTCCATGA
- the glpE gene encoding thiosulfate sulfurtransferase GlpE produces MTYTCIDIADALPILEDNAAIVDIRDLASYQTSHMTNAISLNNDNVQNFIDNTNQERPIIVCCYHGNSSKGAAEYLASQGFKEVYSLNGGFSQWSAMFPEQCETGQQ; encoded by the coding sequence ATGACTTATACTTGTATTGATATTGCAGACGCCCTTCCCATTCTGGAAGATAACGCGGCCATTGTAGATATCCGTGATCTTGCTAGCTACCAAACAAGTCACATGACAAACGCCATCAGCTTGAACAATGATAACGTACAAAATTTCATCGACAACACCAACCAAGAACGACCCATCATCGTTTGCTGCTACCATGGCAATAGTAGCAAGGGGGCTGCAGAATACCTTGCCTCTCAAGGTTTTAAAGAAGTTTATTCCCTCAATGGTGGTTTCAGTCAGTGGAGCGCTATGTTTCCTGAACAATGTGAGACAGGCCAACAATAA
- a CDS encoding tRNA nucleotidyltransferase, with amino-acid sequence MSYQVYLVGGAIRDRLLKLPVIDQDWVVTGAIPEQLEQQGFQQVGKQFPVFLHPKTKEEYALARREKKQGQGYTGFICDFSPNITLEEDLERRDLTINAIAQDEKGQLIDPFHGQQDLHNRLLRHVSNAFVEDPLRVLRVARFAARFQSFGFKVADETMSLMQQISDSGELNSLSPERIWRELEKALATAHPQTFFKVLAEAKAMPILFSNLTWSEQDNPEEAFRSLTQTQRWALICRHTPLEKLKVLHQDIRCPNQYKLLAEQVRDFLENKQLCMSAENWEAWLMSVNAIKKPQPFEKLIQILTLVTQSNLKDWLTLRNTIAKVNAASLIKQGYAGAELGDALKRERIRSLSSLSSPLLAQSD; translated from the coding sequence ATGTCATATCAAGTGTACCTGGTTGGCGGTGCCATCCGTGATCGCCTACTTAAGCTTCCTGTGATTGATCAGGATTGGGTAGTAACAGGCGCCATACCAGAACAACTTGAACAACAAGGTTTTCAACAAGTCGGCAAACAGTTCCCTGTTTTTCTTCACCCCAAGACCAAAGAAGAGTACGCACTAGCACGTCGAGAAAAAAAGCAAGGCCAAGGTTACACAGGTTTTATCTGTGACTTCTCTCCTAATATCACGTTAGAAGAGGATCTCGAACGACGAGATCTGACCATTAATGCCATCGCACAAGACGAAAAGGGCCAGCTTATCGACCCTTTTCATGGCCAACAAGACCTTCACAATCGTCTGTTACGACATGTCTCAAACGCCTTCGTCGAAGACCCCTTACGGGTCTTGCGAGTGGCACGATTCGCTGCTCGTTTCCAATCCTTCGGGTTTAAAGTCGCTGACGAAACCATGTCATTAATGCAACAGATTAGCGACTCAGGCGAACTCAATAGTCTTAGTCCTGAAAGAATATGGCGAGAATTAGAAAAAGCCTTAGCAACCGCACACCCACAAACCTTCTTCAAAGTGCTGGCAGAAGCCAAAGCCATGCCAATACTTTTTTCAAATCTAACGTGGTCTGAACAAGACAACCCCGAAGAGGCATTCAGGTCACTGACGCAAACTCAGCGCTGGGCACTCATTTGCCGACACACGCCACTGGAAAAATTGAAAGTACTCCATCAGGACATTCGTTGCCCAAATCAATACAAACTCTTGGCCGAGCAAGTTAGGGATTTTCTAGAAAATAAACAACTCTGTATGTCGGCGGAGAATTGGGAAGCTTGGCTCATGTCGGTCAACGCCATTAAAAAGCCTCAGCCGTTTGAAAAATTAATTCAAATACTAACCTTGGTCACCCAAAGCAACTTAAAAGATTGGCTCACCCTAAGAAACACAATCGCCAAAGTCAATGCAGCCAGTCTTATCAAGCAAGGCTATGCAGGCGCTGAACTAGGTGATGCTCTAAAACGAGAACGTATTCGCAGTTTGTCTTCATTAAGCTCCCCTCTATTGGCCCAAAGTGATTAA
- the folB gene encoding dihydroneopterin aldolase, translated as MSDLVFIEGLKAKAVIGVYDWEKIIQQDLLLDLEMEHDNRLPAATDDLSKTLDYEAISNYILAYCLEHQFELIETLAERLLTDLAATFQLQAVRLVLRKPAAVAAADAVGVKLYRRFAH; from the coding sequence ATGTCTGATTTGGTGTTCATTGAAGGTTTGAAAGCGAAAGCGGTGATTGGTGTGTATGATTGGGAAAAAATCATTCAGCAGGATTTGCTATTAGATTTGGAAATGGAGCACGATAATCGTTTGCCAGCGGCCACCGATGACCTTAGCAAGACGTTAGATTATGAAGCCATTTCAAATTACATTTTAGCCTATTGCTTAGAGCATCAGTTTGAATTAATTGAAACCTTAGCTGAGCGTTTGTTGACAGATTTAGCTGCTACTTTTCAGTTGCAGGCGGTGCGCTTAGTGCTTCGTAAGCCGGCTGCAGTTGCTGCAGCCGATGCGGTGGGTGTGAAGCTGTATCGACGGTTTGCGCATTAG